In one window of Musa acuminata AAA Group cultivar baxijiao chromosome BXJ3-2, Cavendish_Baxijiao_AAA, whole genome shotgun sequence DNA:
- the LOC103969926 gene encoding uncharacterized protein LOC103969926 isoform X1, which translates to MARLLRCASFRRALFASEMYGQGTRASALQVCNFSSKGKKKTKSDGSDAAEQNLSGKELALQQALDQITAAFGEGSIMWLGRSQASKVVPVISTGSFSLDMALGIGGLPKGRVVEVYGPEASGKTTLALHVIAEAQKNGGYCAFIDAEHALDPALAKSIGVNIDNLLLSQPDCGEQALSLVDTLVRSGSVDVVVVDSVAALVPKSELDGEMGDSHVALQARLMSQALRKLSHSLSRSQTILLFINQVRSKVSTFGYGGPTEVTSGGNALKFYASVRMNIKRTGLVKKGDETLGAQVTVKIVKNKHAPPFRTTQFELEFGKGISGESEIIEIGCKHELITTRGSFYTYEERKFHGRDALKCYLADNQAIREELIAKLREKILDCRTDKNAGPEGDIPDANVSEETITSDTTDEDIVAEA; encoded by the exons ATGGCGAGGCTTCTTCGGTGCGCTTCATTTAGGCGAGCCCTTTTTGCTTCGGAG ATGTATGGACAAGGAACCAGGGCATCTGCTTTACAAGTTTGCAACTTCTCTAGTAAAG GTAAAAAAAAAACCAAGTCAGATGGAAGTGACGCTGCTGAACAAAACCTCTCCGGCAAAGAACTGGCTTTACAGCAAGCATTGGATCAGATTACAGCCGCATTTGGAGAGGGCTCAATCATGTGGCTTGGTCGTTCTCAAGCTTCCAAGGTAGTGCCTGTCATATCTACAGGATCATTTTCGTTGGATATGGCATTGGGAATTGGTGGGCTTCCAAAG GGACGTGTTGTAGAAGTATATGGTCCAGAGGCATCAGGGAAAACTACACTTGCTCTTCATGTTATTGCAGAAGCACAAAAGAATGGAG GTTATTGTGCTTTCATAGACGCAGAGCATGCTCTGGATCCAGCACTGGCAAAGTCTATTGGTGTAAACATTGATAATTTGCTACTGTCACAACCAGATTGTGGTGAGCAGGCACTTAGTCTTGTTGACACTCTAGTTAGGAGTGGCTCCGTTGATGTTGTGGTTGTAGACAGT GTAGCCGCCCTCGTACCTAAGAGTGAACTTGATGGTGAGATGGGTGATTCCCATGTGGCCCTCCAAGCAAGGTTGATGAGCCAAGCTCTCCGCAAGTTGAGCCATTCACTTTCACGGTCGCAgacaattttgttatttattaatcAG GTTAGATCAAAGGTGAGCACATTTGGGTATGGTGGACCAACAGAAGTTACTTCAGGTGGCAACGCCTTGAAGTTCTATGCATCTGTTCGCATGAACATCAAAAGGACTGGCTTGGTTAAGAAGGGTGATGAG ACTCTGGGGGCTCAAGTTACGGTGAAAATTGTGAAGAATAAACATGCCCCTCCATTTAGGACAACACAGTTTGAGCTTGAGTTCGGCAAGGGGATCTCTGGTGAGTCGGAGATTATCGAAATAGGGTGCAAGCACGAGTTAATTACGACTCGTGGTTCTTTCTATACTTATGAAGAACGCAAATTCCATGGAAGAGATGCCCTCAAATGCTATCTTGCTGACAATCAAGCGATCCGAGAAGAATTAATAGCGAAGCTGAGGGAGAAAATATTGGATTGCCGCACTGATAAAAATGCAGGCCCTGAAGGTGACATTCCAGATGCAAACGTATCAGAGGAGACTATCACATCTGACACAACCGATGAGGACATTGTTGCTGAGGCCTGA
- the LOC135631718 gene encoding subtilisin-like protease SBT1.5 produces the protein MASAPFFLLLPVALLLLVSSTLQQEEGGLDEIHTPQTYIVRVRSDLKPSVYPEVEHWYSATLRSLSSSSSAVNESPTRETYRPRALLHVYRTVFHGFSAVLSSAEADLLSSQPGVLAVFPDRRQRPHTTRSPQFLGLLSPAFRPNSLLYATDSGSSAVIAVLDTGVRPDHHSFSETGPTQMPPRWRGACEPGPSFPPTSCNKKLVGARFFSSGFLASTKNASSDVLSPIDTEGHGTHTASTAAGVPVPGASLLGVYAAGVASGVAPKARVAAYKVCWSSGCFDSDILAALDRAVDDGADVISLSVGSNPVPLHLDPIAIGAFGAAEHGVLVSASAGNGGPNQMTVTNVAPWIVTVGASTIDRRFPADVVLGDRTVLTGVSVYAADAHTGASLVGELPLVYAGNASTSRPGFRSSAHFCMRESLEPALTRGKVVLCERGGIPRVEKGLAVKEAGGAGMIVANQFLDGEGLVPDAHLLPAVNVGYSTGNIIRAYVRSTADARVRLVFRGTQVGVKPAPVVAAFSGRGPSAPPCYLIKPDVVAPGVGILAAWPLGLGPTGLPSDARRTEFNVMSGTSMACPHVSGVAALLRAAYPDWSPAAVRSAMMTTAYVTDSLGQQMLDENSGNRSTAWAHGSGHVDPEKAADPGLIYDLTADDYLSFLCSSNYTEMQIRTIARRTVNCSRNSGRMPWDLNYPSISVVLEQPKESKLQVIAHRTLTNVANGTCAYTVETRAPVGVQMSVDPQQLVFHGKRQKQGFVVNISAEGVTLPPGGWKTEFGSLSWSDGKHTVRSPIAVTWQQAF, from the coding sequence ATGGCTTCAGCTccgttcttccttctccttcccgtGGCTTTACTCCTCCTCGTCTCCTCCACTCTCCAACAGGAAGAAGGTGGCCTCGACGAGATTCACACCCCACAAACCTATATAGTTCGCGTCCGCAGTGACCTTAAACCCTCCGTCTACCCGGAAGTTGAACACTGGTACTCCGCCACCCTCCgttccctctcttcttcctccagcGCCGTAAATGAAAGCCCCACCCGGGAGACTTACCGCCCGCGGGCCCTTCTCCACGTTTACCGCACCGTCTTCCACGGTTTCTCCGCTGTCCTGTCCTCCGCCGAGGCCGACCTCCTCAGCTCCCAGCCTGGCGTCCTCGCAGTCTTCCCCGATCGCCGCCAACGCCCCCACACCACCCGCTCCCCCCAATTCCTTGGTCTGCTATCCCCCGCCTTCCGCCCCAACTCCCTCCTCTACGCCACCGACTCCGGATCCTCCGCCGTCATCGCCGTCCTCGACACCGGCGTCCGCCCCGACCACCACAGCTTCTCCGAGACGGGACCCACCCAAATGCCACCCCGGTGGAGGGGCGCCTGCGAGCCCGGCCCGTCCTTCCCCCCCACTTCCTGCAACAAGAAGCTTGTCGGCGCCCGCTTCTTCTCCTCCGGTTTCCTGGCCTCCACGAAGAACGCATCCTCCGACGTCCTGTCCCCCATCGACACCGAGGGCCACGGCACACATACCGCCTCCACCGCCGCTGGCGTCCCCGTCCCAGGCGCATCCCTTCTCGGCGTCTATGCTGCTGGTGTCGCCTCCGGAGTCGCTCCAAAAGCCCGCGTTGCCGCCTACAAGGTCTGCTGGTCTTCGGGATGCTTCGACTCCGATATTCTAGCTGCCCTCGACCGCGCCGTGGACGACGGTGCGGACGTCATCTCCCTTTCCGTCGGATCCAACCCCGTGCCGCTCCACCTCGACCCCATCGCCATCGGGGCCTTCGGAGCAGCAGAGCACGGCGTTCTCGTGTCCGCATCCGCCGGCAACGGTGGCCCGAACCAGATGACCGTCACCAACGTCGCCCCATGGATCGTCACCGTCGGAGCCAGCACCATCGACCGCCGTTTCCCTGCAGACGTCGTTCTTGGCGACAGGACCGTCCTCACCGGCGTTTCCGTCTATGCTGCGGACGCGCATACCGGCGCTTCCCTCGTTGGCGAGCTCCCGTTGGTATACGCGGGGAACGCGTCCACGTCGCGCCCCGGTTTCCGGTCCTCCGCCCACTTCTGCATGAGGGAGTCTCTGGAACCGGCGCTAACACGAGGTAAAGTGGTGCTCTGTGAACGCGGGGGCATCCCGCGCGTCGAGAAGGGGTTAGCCGTGAAGGAGGCCGGTGGAGCGGGGATGATCGTGGCCAATCAGTTTCTGGACGGGGAGGGCTTGGTGCCGGACGCGCACCTCCTCCCGGCCGTCAACGTCGGCTACTCGACCGGGAACATAATCCGTGCCTACGTCCGCTCCACCGCCGACGCACGCGTCCGTCTGGTCTTCCGCGGGACCCAGGTCGGGGTCAAGCCCGCGCCGGTAGTGGCCGCCTTCTCCGGGCGCGGGCCCAGCGCCCCGCCGTGCTACCTCATCAAGCCCGACGTGGTGGCACCGGGCGTCGGCATCCTGGCGGCCTGGCCGCTCGGCCTGGGCCCGACGGGCCTCCCCTCGGACGCGCGGCGGACCGAGTTCAACGTCATGTCCGGCACCTCCATGGCGTGCCCCCACGTGTCCGGGGTGGCGGCGTTGCTGAGAGCGGCGTACCCCGACTGGTCGCCGGCCGCCGTCCGCTCGGCAATGATGACGACGGCGTACGTGACCGACAGCTTGGGCCAACAGATGCTGGACGAGAACTCCGGCAATAGGTCGACGGCGTGGGCGCACGGGTCCGGGCACGTGGACCCGGAGAAGGCGGCCGATCCCGGTCTCATCTACGACCTAACGGCGGACGACTACCTCAGCTTCTTGTGCAGCTCCAACTATACCGAGATGCAAATCCGGACGATAGCAAGAAGGACGGTGAACTGCTCTCGGAACTCCGGCCGAATGCCTTGGGACCTGAACTACCCATCCATATCAGTGGTCCTGGAGCAGCCGAAGGAAAGCAAGCTTCAAGTGATCGCCCACCGGACGCTGACGAACGTCGCCAATGGCACATGTGCCTATACGGTCGAAACCCGAGCACCGGTAGGAGTGCAGATGTCGGTGGACCCTCAGCAGCTGGTATTCCATGGCAAACGTCAGAAGCAGGGGTTCGTGGTGAATATATCCGCCGAGGGCGTTACGTTGCCGCCCGGTGGATGGAAGACGGAGTTCGGCTCGCTGAGTTGGTCGGATGGCAAGCACACAGTGAGAAGTCCAATCGCAGTGACATGGCAGCAAGCATTTTAG
- the LOC103969926 gene encoding uncharacterized protein LOC103969926 isoform X2, whose protein sequence is MDKEPGHLLYKFATSLVKVKKKTKSDGSDAAEQNLSGKELALQQALDQITAAFGEGSIMWLGRSQASKVVPVISTGSFSLDMALGIGGLPKGRVVEVYGPEASGKTTLALHVIAEAQKNGGYCAFIDAEHALDPALAKSIGVNIDNLLLSQPDCGEQALSLVDTLVRSGSVDVVVVDSVAALVPKSELDGEMGDSHVALQARLMSQALRKLSHSLSRSQTILLFINQVRSKVSTFGYGGPTEVTSGGNALKFYASVRMNIKRTGLVKKGDETLGAQVTVKIVKNKHAPPFRTTQFELEFGKGISGESEIIEIGCKHELITTRGSFYTYEERKFHGRDALKCYLADNQAIREELIAKLREKILDCRTDKNAGPEGDIPDANVSEETITSDTTDEDIVAEA, encoded by the exons ATGGACAAGGAACCAGGGCATCTGCTTTACAAGTTTGCAACTTCTCTAGTAAAGGTA AAAAAAAAAACCAAGTCAGATGGAAGTGACGCTGCTGAACAAAACCTCTCCGGCAAAGAACTGGCTTTACAGCAAGCATTGGATCAGATTACAGCCGCATTTGGAGAGGGCTCAATCATGTGGCTTGGTCGTTCTCAAGCTTCCAAGGTAGTGCCTGTCATATCTACAGGATCATTTTCGTTGGATATGGCATTGGGAATTGGTGGGCTTCCAAAG GGACGTGTTGTAGAAGTATATGGTCCAGAGGCATCAGGGAAAACTACACTTGCTCTTCATGTTATTGCAGAAGCACAAAAGAATGGAG GTTATTGTGCTTTCATAGACGCAGAGCATGCTCTGGATCCAGCACTGGCAAAGTCTATTGGTGTAAACATTGATAATTTGCTACTGTCACAACCAGATTGTGGTGAGCAGGCACTTAGTCTTGTTGACACTCTAGTTAGGAGTGGCTCCGTTGATGTTGTGGTTGTAGACAGT GTAGCCGCCCTCGTACCTAAGAGTGAACTTGATGGTGAGATGGGTGATTCCCATGTGGCCCTCCAAGCAAGGTTGATGAGCCAAGCTCTCCGCAAGTTGAGCCATTCACTTTCACGGTCGCAgacaattttgttatttattaatcAG GTTAGATCAAAGGTGAGCACATTTGGGTATGGTGGACCAACAGAAGTTACTTCAGGTGGCAACGCCTTGAAGTTCTATGCATCTGTTCGCATGAACATCAAAAGGACTGGCTTGGTTAAGAAGGGTGATGAG ACTCTGGGGGCTCAAGTTACGGTGAAAATTGTGAAGAATAAACATGCCCCTCCATTTAGGACAACACAGTTTGAGCTTGAGTTCGGCAAGGGGATCTCTGGTGAGTCGGAGATTATCGAAATAGGGTGCAAGCACGAGTTAATTACGACTCGTGGTTCTTTCTATACTTATGAAGAACGCAAATTCCATGGAAGAGATGCCCTCAAATGCTATCTTGCTGACAATCAAGCGATCCGAGAAGAATTAATAGCGAAGCTGAGGGAGAAAATATTGGATTGCCGCACTGATAAAAATGCAGGCCCTGAAGGTGACATTCCAGATGCAAACGTATCAGAGGAGACTATCACATCTGACACAACCGATGAGGACATTGTTGCTGAGGCCTGA